One segment of Toxotes jaculatrix isolate fToxJac2 chromosome 8, fToxJac2.pri, whole genome shotgun sequence DNA contains the following:
- the cep85 gene encoding centrosomal protein of 85 kDa isoform X1, whose amino-acid sequence MTTSQRYIESKPAARFADMEWQTPAVSEKFHSRFGRRPGTSDSGDTGLGTSASDSTEDFCSSSSSPSFQPIRSQIPIPTAHVMPSTAGAPASKPQSCVQEDCLSSLEGHRSSSGSRTPSGSTSKSSSLSKSASSPNLDAQAGVGGDPVGPKPDCLSRYRSLVNGLDHSLFPSDHTRLDEGQRFDTPAVEPTLNQSALLGGLCPDVRLRLQTSGIRDSPDCVSEAYRGGMEHSYKVLPEARPGVPGTAETSTQRGSQPGAAGSAGVYASPLSLQTQALLREHTGSKGYEPLRQDRCSELSSWQQQQQHKQQLESLRLQVEQMQLMSSGVGQYPSLYSNPVHPESGKWDALVKASESLLKEKELIIERQKQHMAQLEQRLRESELQVHGALLGRGASYGDMCMLRLQEAQRENAFLRAQFTERTDCVALEKAEAERRLGAVEAETRRLTDSLKETCERHGEEMKKQEERIRSRDKHINNLKKKCQKEAELKRENQQRIETLERYLADLPTLEDYQSQNKQLLEAEQQAAQLQEKVKELEVCLETTCSQLREKDAQLEEQKRRERDLLTTITDMQQRVQQGLEDGARLPSLDIEKLRGENNSLREEQQRLKKVIEKQHRMMEQLGSQIQALEEQISQEESSSQALREEVLAKEQNVLELHTAMKELSAQNQELMEQNLTLQEQMSDPEQRSTNQASSALQPAGARLTQRLHVEIATCLSDLRSLCSILTQRAQGQDPNLSLLLGLTTPPPVAEQDEDWMSPEVLQKKLVEAQQLRRDVEELRNVILDRYAQDMGENCITQ is encoded by the exons ATGACAACCTCACAGAGATACATTGAATCCAAACCAGCAG CTCGGTTTGCTGACATGGAGTGGCAAACACCAGCTGTGTCAGAAAAGTTCCACAGCCGCTTTGGCCGCCGGCCTGGAACATCGGACAGTGGGGACACTGGTCTTGGCACCTCAGCATCTGACAGCACAGAAG atttctgCAGTTCTAGCAGCAGCCCCTCTTTCCAGCCCATCCGCAGTCAGATCCCCATTCCCACTGCACATGTCATGCCATCCACGGCCGGAGCCCCGGCCTCTAAGCCCCAGTCATGTGTCCAGGAGGACTGCTTGTCCTCACTTGAGGGTCACAGGTCTTCCTCTGGCTCCAGGACCCCGAGTGGCTCCACCTCGaagtcttcctctctctccaaatCAGCATCTTCGCCTAACTTGGATGCTCAGGCTGGTGTAGGAGGCGATCCTGTGGGGCCAAAGCCAGACTGCCTGAGCCGCTACCGCAGCCTCGTCAATGGACTGGACCACTCGCTTTTCCCATCAGATCACACACGGTTGGATGAGGGCCAGAGGTTTGACACTCCTGCTGTAGAACCTACTCTAAATCAGTCAGCCCTGTTGGGGGGGTTATGCCCTGATGTCAGACTCCGATTACAGACGAGCGGGATTAGAGACAGCCCAGACTGCGTGTCTGAGGCCTACAGAGGCGGCATGGAGCACAGCTATAAGGTTCTGCCTGAAGCTAGGCCTGGGGTTCCCGGCACAGCAGAAACCTCTACTCAGAGGGGCAGTCAGCCTGGTGCAGCTGGATCCGCTGGAGTTTATGCAAGCCCTCtcagcctgcagacacaggCTCTGCTGAGGGAGCATACAGGCTCCAAGGGTTATGAGCCACTGCGGCAGGATAGATGTAGTGAACTATCCAGCtggcagcaacaacagcaacataagCAGCAACTGGAGAGTTTACGCCTTCAAGTGGAACAAATGCAG TTGATGAGCTCTGGAGTGGGTCAGTACCCATCTCTGTACTCAAACCCTGTTCACCCAGAGTCCGGCAAATGGGATGCTCTGGTCAAAGCCAGTGAGAGTCTGTTAAAGGAGAAGGAGCTTATCATCGAGAG GCAAAAGCAGCATATGGCCCAGTTGGAACAGCGTCTGAGGGAAAGTGAGCTGCAGGTCCATGGAGCCCTCCTGGGCAGAGGGGCTTCATATGGGGACATGTGCATGCTGCGGCTACAG GAAGCTCAGAGAGAGAATGCCTTCCTGAGAGCGCAGTTTACCGAGCGCACAGACTGCGTTGCCCTGGAGAAAGCAGAGGCCGAGCGCAGACTGGGAGCAGTTGAAGCGGAGACACGCCGACTAACTGACAGTCTGAAGGAGACCTGCGAGAGACatggagaggaaatgaagaaacaggaagagagg ATTCGCAGTCGAGACAAGcacatcaacaacctgaagaagaagTGTCAGAAGGAGGCGGAGCTGAAGAGAGAGAACCAGCAGCGTATTGAGACCCTGGAGCGCTATCTAGCTGACTTGCCCACCTTGGAGGACTACCAGAGCCAGAACAAGCAG ctCCTGGAGGCTGAACAGCAGGCAGCCCAACTACAGGAGAAAGTAAAAGAATTGGAGGTCTGTCTAGAGACGACGTGCTCCCAACTACGGGAAAAAGACgcacagctggaggagcagaaacGCAGGGAGAGAGACCTGCTGACCACCATTACTGA TATGCAGCAGCGGGTGCAGCAGGGCCTTGAGGACGGAGCCCGACTGCCTTCTCTGGATATCGAGAAGCTCAGAGGAGAGAACAACAGTTTGAGAGAGGAACAGCAAAGGCTCAAAAAG GTCATTGAGAAGCAACACCGAATGATGGAACAGCTTGGCTCCCAAATCCAG gctTTGGAGGAGCAGATATCTCAGGAAGAGAGCAGCTCTCAGGCTCTCAGAGAGGAGGTATTGGCTAAAGAGCAGAATGTGCTGGAGCTCCACACAGCCAtgaaggag CTGTCAGCCCAGAACCAGGAGCTGATGGAGCAGAATCTGACCCTGCAGGAGCAGATGAGCGATCCAGAGCAGAGGAGCACCAACCAGGCGTCCTCTGCTCTGCAACCAGCCGGGGCTCGTCTCACACAGAGGCTTCATGTGGAGATCGCCACCTGCCTCAGTGACCTGCGCTCCCTGTGCAGCATCCTGACCCAGAGAGCTCAGGGACAAGACCCCAACCTGTCCCTGCTGCTTGGTCTCACAA CACCTCCACCGGTGGCAGAGCAGGACGAGGACTGGATGAGTCCAGAGGTGCTGCAGAAGAAGCTCGTCGAAGCTCAGCAACTCCGGCGAGATGTCGAGGAACTGCGCAACGTAATACTGGACCGTTACGCACAGGACATGGGAGAAAACTGCATCACCCAGTAA
- the nr0b2a gene encoding nuclear receptor subfamily 0 group B member 2a, giving the protein MDNRCQCSASSDRLSNPILYNILSQMDNSKPGQNNFNYNSVPHRCNCELRRTVCLKRPAEICKEASAVLVKTVHFMKNLPAFNQLPPNDQFSLLKNCWAPLFILGVAQEHVDFEVTDTPADSMLKKILLNRQESPEMEREQPTMAGVSKLKSCLKKFWSLDLSPKEYAYLKGTTIFNPDVPDLKAAMFVEGLQQEAQHALSEVVQLIHPGDQERFARILLTASMLQSITPSLITELFFRPVIGQADLLELLVDMLFCR; this is encoded by the exons ATGGATAACAGATGTCAATGTTCAGCCAGCAGTGATAGGCTTTCGAACCCTATTCTCTACAACATCCTGAGTCAAATGGATAACAGCAAACCGGGTCAAAACAACTTCAACTACAACTCAGTACCTCATAGATGCAACTGTGAACTGCGACGGACAGTGTGCCTGAAAAGGCCAGCAGAAATTTGCAAAGAAGCTTCAGCAGTTCTGGTTAAAACTGTCCATTTCATGAAGAACTTACCTGCTTTTAACCAGCTGCCACCAAATGACCAGTTCTCACTTCTCAAAAACTGCTGGGCACCGCTCTTCATTTTGGGTGTGGCCCAGGAGCATGTGGACTTTGAGGTGACGGACACCCCCGCTGACAGTATGCTGAAAAAGATTCTCCTGAACCGCCAGGAGAGCcctgagatggagagagagcagcCAACCATGGCCGGTGTCAGTAAACTCAAGTCCTGCCTAAAAAAGTTTTGGAGCTTGGATTTGAGTCCAAAGGAGTATGCATATCTCAAAGGGACCACAATATTTAATCCAG ATGTACCAGATTTAAAGGCAGCTATGTTCGTTGAAGGCTTGCAACAAGAAGCTCAGCACGCCCTCAGTGAAGTGGTCCAGCTCATTCACCCAGGGGACCAGGAGCGCTTTGCTCGAATCCTCCTCACAGCCTCCATGCTGCAGAGCATCACGCCCAGCCTCATCACTGAACTCTTCTTCCGGCCCGTGATAGGCCAGGCTgatctgctggagctgctggtcGACATGCTCTTCTGCAGATAG
- the wdtc1 gene encoding WD and tetratricopeptide repeats protein 1 has protein sequence MFCGEAMTTVNITRDILHRQIRDKKAPGFQRFYHVTDPFIKRLGLEAELQGHTGCVNCLEWNEQGDLLASGSDDQHAIIWDPFRHKKLTTMHTGHAANIFSVKFLPHSGDRILVTGAADTKVHVHDLTVKETIHMFSDHTNRVKRIATAPMWPNTFWSAAEDGIIRQYDLRESSKRSEVLIDLTEFCGQLVEAKCLAVNPRDNNYLAVGANGPFVRLYDIRMIHNYRKSMSQSTSAAVHTFCERQKPIPDGAGQYYVAGHLPVKLPDYNNRLRVLVATYVTFSPDGTELLVNMGGEQVYLFDLTFKQRPYTFLLPKKCQSSTGEVQNGKTTHGVSNGIHLPTSHIRFSGSKTRSSSTELPPHLEKIKQQANDAFAQQQWTQAIQLYSLGIHQASCNAMLYGNRAAAYMKRKWDGDHYDALRDCLKALTLNPGHLKAHFRLARCLFELKYVAEALECLDDFKGKFPEQAHSSACDALDKDIKAALFSKTESAEDKKTNSSIRFHSFSRKESIPEDELLLRERSFDYKHRYCGHCNTTTDIKEANFFGSKGQYIVSGSDDGSFFIWEKETTNLVRILQGDESIVNCLQPHPSYCFLATSGIDPVVRLWNPRPETESENGRVVEDMESAAQANQRRMNADPLEVMLLNMGYRITGLRGVGPDGSDDEDSSEGQVQCRPS, from the exons ATGTTTTGTGGTGAGGCCATGACTACTGTCAACATCACCAGAGATATCCTGCACAGGCAGATCAGG GACAAGAAAGCGCCAGGCTTTCAAAGGTTCTACCATGTGACTGACCCCTTCATCAAGAGACTTGGACTGGAGGCTGAGCTTCAG GGCCATACAGGCTGTGTGAACTGTTTAGAGTGGAATGAACAAGGAGA TTTACTGGCCTCTGGCTCAGATGATCAACATGCCATCATCTGGGATCCATTCAGACACAAGAAGCTTACAACTATGCACACGGGTCATGCAGCAAATATATTCTCTGTAAAG TTCCTTCCTCACTCTGGGGACAGGATTTTGGTAACAGGTGCAGCCGACACAAAGGTCCATGTGCACGACCTGACCGTGAAGGAAACCATCCATATGTTTTCTGATCATACCAACAGAGTCAAACGCATCGCCACAGCACCCATGTGGCCCAACACCTTCTGGAGTGCTGCGGAGGACGGCATCATCAG ACAGTATGACTTACGGGAAAGCAGTAAACGCTCTGAGGTGCTGATTGACCTGACAGAGTTTTGTGGTCAGTTGGTTGAGGCGAAGTGTCTGGCTGTCAACCCACGAGACAACAACTACCTGGCGGTGGGAGCCAATGGTCCCTTTGTACGCCTCTATGACATCAGAATGATTCACAACTATAG GAAATCTATGAGTCAGAGCACATCGGCAGCTGTGCACACATTCTGTGAAAGGCAGAAGCCCATCCCAGATGGAGCTGGGCAGTATTATGTTGCAG GGCACCTGCCAGTGAAACTACCTGACTACAATAACCGCCTAAGGGTCCTGGTGGCCACCTATGTCACCTTCAGTCCAGATGGCACAGAGCTGCTTGTTAACATGGGTGGGGAACAG GTGTATCTGTTTGATTTGACATTTAAACAGAGGCCATACACCTTCTTGCTCCCAAAAAAGTGCCAGTCATCAACAG GAGAAGTGCAGAACGGAAAGACAACCCATGGCGTCTCCAATGGAATTCACTTGCCAACTAGCCATATTCGCTTTTCCGGAAGCAAGACACGCTCTAG TTCCACTGAGCTTCCTCCTCACTTGGAGAAGATAAAGCAACAAGCTAATGATGCATTTGCACAGCAGCAGTGGACACAGGCCATCCAGTTGTACAGTTTAGGCATTCATCAGGCCAGCTGCAATGCCATGCTGTACGGGAACCGGGCTGCAGCATACATGAAACGCAAGTG GGATGGAGACCATTATGATGCCCTCAGGGACTGCCTGAAGGCTCTGACTTTAAACCCTGGCCACCTGAAAGCACATTTCAGACTGGCACGGTGCCTGTTTGAGCTGAAGTACGTGGCTGAGGCTCTGGAGTGTTTGGACGATTTCAAAGGAAAGTTTCCGGAGCAGGCGCACAGTAGCGCCTGTGACGCCTTAGATAAAGATATCAAGGCCGCTCTCTTCTCTAAGACAGAATCAG ctGAAGATAAGAAGACCAATAGCTCCATTCGATTTCACTCATTCAGTCGGAAGGAGTCCATCCCTGAAGATGAGTTGTTGCTGAGAGAGCGCAGCTTTGACTACAAGCACAGATACTGTGGTCACTGCAACACCACCACTGACATCAAAGAGGCCAACTTCTTTGGAAG CAAGGGGCAGTACATTGTCAGTGGCTCAGATGACGGCTCCTTCTTCATCTGGGAAAAAGAGACAACTAATCTGGTGAGGATCCTGCAGGGGGATGAGTCCATAGTCAACTGCCTGCAGCCCCACCCCAGCTACTGCTTCCTGGCTACGAGCGGTATTGACCCCGTAGTTCGATTATGGAACCCCAGACCAGAG ACGGAGAGTGAGAACGGGCGTGTAGTGGAGGACATGGAGAGTGCTGCTCAGGCGAACCAGCGGCGTATGAACGCTGATCCATTGGAGGTAATGCTGCTGAACATGGGCTATCGCATCACAGGCCTGCGTGGCGTTGGCCCAGATGGCTCAGATGATGAAGACAGCTCAGAGGGACAAGTGCAGTGTCGGCCAAGCTAA
- the kdf1a gene encoding keratinocyte differentiation factor 1 has translation MPGHSTGAPQVSRHHKHHSSSSRAQKYRQTRTISRESTASQDSYKDPHGEHLHEHHTDHSRYSENKYSSRSRGHPRNGTARGSETIGFIPGSADNTPTSRHACGSCASMGWSNCKALICCVLTCGFYGSREPCLPVNESSTDHPPKAGSEPHPPNGMSVSNPTCGIPLEPSKVTKPSKLPTSDSFRYPDVRIAGQTVKYPVTAPKRTRAPGKGENHRPVSNTSLLSREDYDLDDLSDTGTDIDSLITKKLLELYALHQIDQLAKCTSDSSFSRKTNEISELIYSIAQDYNLQEQEAECKLVHGVIRISTRKGKKNKSHQPTGQRPNGRSDGTLPDSGNETMTNTFMSSDFPEVKVSEQTPSDELARKMRHYSGKTYSSSTNTAYSAYHHDTETDSSGAPLLL, from the exons ATGCCTGGCCATAGCACAGGGGCTCCCCAGGTGTCCCGTcaccacaaacaccacagctccagctccagggcACAAAAGTACAGACAAACTCGGACTATATCCAGGGAGAGCACGGCCAGCCAAGACTCCTATAAGGATCCTCACGGGGAGCATCTACATGAACACCACACTGACCACTCCCGGTATTCAGAGAACAAGTACAGCAGCCGCAGCCGAGGCCACCCACGAAATGGCACGGCACGGGGCTCAGAGACTATAGGATTTATTCCTGGGTCAGCAGACAACACGCCTACCAGCAGACATGCCTGTGGCTCCTGTGCCTCTATGGGCTGGAGCAACTGTAAGGCTCTTATCTGCTGTGTACTGACCTGTGGATTTTATGGCAGCCGAGAGCCCTGTCTGCCTGTTAATGAGAGCTCCACAGACCATCCCCCTAAAGCAGGTAGTGAGCCTCACCCTCCTAATGGCATGTCTGTGAGCAACCCCACCTGTGGCATCCCCTTGGAGCCCAGCAAGGTCACCAAACCCTCTAAGTTGCCCACAAGTGACAGCTTTCGCTACCCAGATGTGCGCATTGCAGGTCAGACAGTAAAGTATCCGGTCACTGCCCCCAAACGGACCCGTGCACCTGGCAAAGGGGAAAACCACCGGCCAGTCAGCAACACCAGCCTGTTATCCCGCGAGGACTATGACTTAGATGACCTGAGCGACACGGGCACAGACATTGACTCTCTTATCACCAAGAAGCTGCTGGAACTTTACGCCTTGCACCAGATTGACCAGCTGGCCAAGTGCACCTCTGACTCCTCTTTCTCTCGCAAGACCAACGAGATCAGTGAGCTCATCTACAGCATCGCTCAGGATTACAACCTGCAGGAGCAGGAGGCCGAGTGCAAACTGGTGCACGGGGTCATCCGCATCAGCACACGAAAgggcaagaaaaacaagagccATCAGCCCACCGGACAGCGTCCTAATGGGAGGAGTGACGGGACTCTCCCTGACAGCGGCAACGAGACCATGACCAACACCTTCATGAGCAGTGACT TTCCAGAGGTGAAAGTGTCAGAGCAGACGCCATCAGATGAGCTGGCGAGGAAGATGAGACATTACAGCGGGAAAA CATACTCCTCCAGCACCAACACAGCCTACTCGGCTTACCATCATGACACTGAAACAGACTCTTCAGGggctcctctgcttctctga
- the LOC121186048 gene encoding transmembrane protein 222-like — MAEADDIDMMMNYHGDFLKSDRKSSRYPYCIVWTPIPILSWVLPFIGHMGICTSSGVIRDFAGSYFVSEDNMGFGRPTKYWKLDVDKVCGNGAATWDKAVHDASEEYKCRPHNLCFDNCHSHVAMALNLMRYDNSTSWNMVNLCALSLLNGKHVSWAAFLKTWLPFLMLCGVLATFILTLNLQ; from the exons ATGGCGGAGGCGGACGATATCGACATGATGATGAATTACCACGGGGACTTTTTAAAAAGCGACAGAAAAAGCAGCCGCTACCCCTACTGCATTGTCTGGACACCCATTCCTATTTTATC GTGGGTGCTCCCCTTCATTGGTCACATGGGTATATGCACCTCTTCTGGAGTCATACGAGATTTTGCAGGATCATACTTTGTCTCG gAGGACAACATGGGCTTTGGTAGACCGACCAA GTATTGGAAGCTTGATGTGGACAAAGTCTGTGGTAACGGAGCTGCCACATGGGACAAAGCAGTACATGATGCGTCTGAGGAATACAAATGTAGGCCG CACAATCTATGCTTTGATAACTGCCATTCCCACGTTGCCATGGCCCTGAACCTTATGCGCTACGACAACAGTACTTCTTGGAACATGGTGAACCTGTGTGCGCTCTCTCTCCTTAATGGAAAACATGTCAG CTGGGCAGCGTTCCTCAAGACCTGGCTGCCCTTCCTCATGTTGTGTGGAGTCCTCGCCACCTTCATCCTAACACTCAACCTACAGTAA
- the LOC121186047 gene encoding trophoblast glycoprotein-like produces MCIFVVRVFLGILLCAPHQCLGCPFGCECFAVTRTVKCISKDLRTVPQSIPGYARTAIITGNNIHQIAPDSFTEMENVTNIILSNNRITEMASHSFFALINLRFLDLSGNQLALIHPEALSIPGSPLQELNLSRSLYNFTALTDLTTALRWGGLKGLLRLDLSGNHLALLPPGMFSHLPNLQQLFLTNNSLVAVYSGTFSGMNHLELLDLTHNAFRTFRDDALQELEKLGHIRILLGNNPYTCSCEIRNFVTWLNESRAQLDVDAVSCTSPRALMNTRVRGLSVQAIGCIVPVQAEVTDLTLQTSYVFLGLVLGFVGMVFLFVLYLNRKGMKKWIIDMRDACRDVLEGYHYRFEIDSDPRLGHISADNSRAQGHLRLALSQQLPNDTCIVQVPTDTQVKQVTTSPAVNL; encoded by the exons atgtgtatttttgtagtCCGCGTGTTTTTGGGAATTCTTCTTTGTGCACCACACCAGTGCTTGGGGTGTCCTTTTGGTTGTGAGTGTTTTGCCGTCACTCGCACAGTGAAATGCATTTCCAAGGATCTGCGCACGGTGCCACAAAGTATTCCAGGATATGCAAGGACTGCCATCATCACAGGGAATAATATCCACCAGATTGCACCTGATTCATTCACAGAGATGGAGAATGTCACTAACATCATTTTAAGCAATAATAG GATTACAGAGATGGCATCCCACAGCTTCTTTGCCCTCATCAACCTGCGCTTCCTGGACCTCAGCGGGAACCAACTGGCACTCATCCACCCGGAGGCTCTCAGCATACCCGGCAGTCCCCTTCAGGAGCTCAACCTCAGCCGCTCGCTGTACAACTTCACTGCCCTGACGGACCTCACCACGGCTCTGCGCTGGGGTGGCCTCAAGGGGCTCCTCCGCCTCGACCTCTCAGGGAACCACCTCGCCCTGCTTCCCCCGGGGATGTTCTCCCACCTTCCCaatctgcagcagctcttcCTCACCAACAACTCTCTGGTAGCTGTCTACAGTGGGACCTTCTCTGGTATGAACCATTTGGAGCTGCTGGACCTGACGCACAATGCCTTCAGGACATTCAGGGACGATGCTCTACAAGAGCTGGAGAAGCTTGGGCACATCCGCATCCTTCTCGGTAACAACCCCTACACTTGCTCTTGTGAAATCCGtaattttgtcacttggctGAATGAATCAAGAGCTCAGCTAGATGTGGATGCTGTGAGTTGCACCTCACCAAGAGCTTTAATGAACACCCGGGTGCGAGGTCTCAGTGTTCAGGCTATTGGGTGCATTGTTCCAGTCCAAGCAGAGGTGACTGACCTCACCCTGCAAACATCCTATGTTTTCCTAGGGCTGGTGCTGGGGTTTGTGGGGATggtctttctctttgtgcttTACTTGAATCGCAAAGGCATGAAGAAGTGGATCATTGACATGAGAGATGCCTGTAGAGACGTTCTGGAGGGATATCACTACCGATTCGAGATTGACTCAGACCCCCGGCTTGGGCATATCTCAGCAGACAACAGCAGGGCACAAGGGCATTTAAGATTAGCTCTTTCACAGCAGCTGCCAAACGATACCTGTATTGTCCAGgtccccacagacacacaggtcaAACAGGTGACAACCTCCCCAGCTGTGAACTTATGA
- the cep85 gene encoding centrosomal protein of 85 kDa isoform X2 — MPGFQTSAGLSDFCSSSSSPSFQPIRSQIPIPTAHVMPSTAGAPASKPQSCVQEDCLSSLEGHRSSSGSRTPSGSTSKSSSLSKSASSPNLDAQAGVGGDPVGPKPDCLSRYRSLVNGLDHSLFPSDHTRLDEGQRFDTPAVEPTLNQSALLGGLCPDVRLRLQTSGIRDSPDCVSEAYRGGMEHSYKVLPEARPGVPGTAETSTQRGSQPGAAGSAGVYASPLSLQTQALLREHTGSKGYEPLRQDRCSELSSWQQQQQHKQQLESLRLQVEQMQLMSSGVGQYPSLYSNPVHPESGKWDALVKASESLLKEKELIIERQKQHMAQLEQRLRESELQVHGALLGRGASYGDMCMLRLQEAQRENAFLRAQFTERTDCVALEKAEAERRLGAVEAETRRLTDSLKETCERHGEEMKKQEERIRSRDKHINNLKKKCQKEAELKRENQQRIETLERYLADLPTLEDYQSQNKQLLEAEQQAAQLQEKVKELEVCLETTCSQLREKDAQLEEQKRRERDLLTTITDMQQRVQQGLEDGARLPSLDIEKLRGENNSLREEQQRLKKVIEKQHRMMEQLGSQIQALEEQISQEESSSQALREEVLAKEQNVLELHTAMKELSAQNQELMEQNLTLQEQMSDPEQRSTNQASSALQPAGARLTQRLHVEIATCLSDLRSLCSILTQRAQGQDPNLSLLLGLTTPPPVAEQDEDWMSPEVLQKKLVEAQQLRRDVEELRNVILDRYAQDMGENCITQ, encoded by the exons ATGCCGGGTTTCCAGACTTCAGCAGGTCTCTCAG atttctgCAGTTCTAGCAGCAGCCCCTCTTTCCAGCCCATCCGCAGTCAGATCCCCATTCCCACTGCACATGTCATGCCATCCACGGCCGGAGCCCCGGCCTCTAAGCCCCAGTCATGTGTCCAGGAGGACTGCTTGTCCTCACTTGAGGGTCACAGGTCTTCCTCTGGCTCCAGGACCCCGAGTGGCTCCACCTCGaagtcttcctctctctccaaatCAGCATCTTCGCCTAACTTGGATGCTCAGGCTGGTGTAGGAGGCGATCCTGTGGGGCCAAAGCCAGACTGCCTGAGCCGCTACCGCAGCCTCGTCAATGGACTGGACCACTCGCTTTTCCCATCAGATCACACACGGTTGGATGAGGGCCAGAGGTTTGACACTCCTGCTGTAGAACCTACTCTAAATCAGTCAGCCCTGTTGGGGGGGTTATGCCCTGATGTCAGACTCCGATTACAGACGAGCGGGATTAGAGACAGCCCAGACTGCGTGTCTGAGGCCTACAGAGGCGGCATGGAGCACAGCTATAAGGTTCTGCCTGAAGCTAGGCCTGGGGTTCCCGGCACAGCAGAAACCTCTACTCAGAGGGGCAGTCAGCCTGGTGCAGCTGGATCCGCTGGAGTTTATGCAAGCCCTCtcagcctgcagacacaggCTCTGCTGAGGGAGCATACAGGCTCCAAGGGTTATGAGCCACTGCGGCAGGATAGATGTAGTGAACTATCCAGCtggcagcaacaacagcaacataagCAGCAACTGGAGAGTTTACGCCTTCAAGTGGAACAAATGCAG TTGATGAGCTCTGGAGTGGGTCAGTACCCATCTCTGTACTCAAACCCTGTTCACCCAGAGTCCGGCAAATGGGATGCTCTGGTCAAAGCCAGTGAGAGTCTGTTAAAGGAGAAGGAGCTTATCATCGAGAG GCAAAAGCAGCATATGGCCCAGTTGGAACAGCGTCTGAGGGAAAGTGAGCTGCAGGTCCATGGAGCCCTCCTGGGCAGAGGGGCTTCATATGGGGACATGTGCATGCTGCGGCTACAG GAAGCTCAGAGAGAGAATGCCTTCCTGAGAGCGCAGTTTACCGAGCGCACAGACTGCGTTGCCCTGGAGAAAGCAGAGGCCGAGCGCAGACTGGGAGCAGTTGAAGCGGAGACACGCCGACTAACTGACAGTCTGAAGGAGACCTGCGAGAGACatggagaggaaatgaagaaacaggaagagagg ATTCGCAGTCGAGACAAGcacatcaacaacctgaagaagaagTGTCAGAAGGAGGCGGAGCTGAAGAGAGAGAACCAGCAGCGTATTGAGACCCTGGAGCGCTATCTAGCTGACTTGCCCACCTTGGAGGACTACCAGAGCCAGAACAAGCAG ctCCTGGAGGCTGAACAGCAGGCAGCCCAACTACAGGAGAAAGTAAAAGAATTGGAGGTCTGTCTAGAGACGACGTGCTCCCAACTACGGGAAAAAGACgcacagctggaggagcagaaacGCAGGGAGAGAGACCTGCTGACCACCATTACTGA TATGCAGCAGCGGGTGCAGCAGGGCCTTGAGGACGGAGCCCGACTGCCTTCTCTGGATATCGAGAAGCTCAGAGGAGAGAACAACAGTTTGAGAGAGGAACAGCAAAGGCTCAAAAAG GTCATTGAGAAGCAACACCGAATGATGGAACAGCTTGGCTCCCAAATCCAG gctTTGGAGGAGCAGATATCTCAGGAAGAGAGCAGCTCTCAGGCTCTCAGAGAGGAGGTATTGGCTAAAGAGCAGAATGTGCTGGAGCTCCACACAGCCAtgaaggag CTGTCAGCCCAGAACCAGGAGCTGATGGAGCAGAATCTGACCCTGCAGGAGCAGATGAGCGATCCAGAGCAGAGGAGCACCAACCAGGCGTCCTCTGCTCTGCAACCAGCCGGGGCTCGTCTCACACAGAGGCTTCATGTGGAGATCGCCACCTGCCTCAGTGACCTGCGCTCCCTGTGCAGCATCCTGACCCAGAGAGCTCAGGGACAAGACCCCAACCTGTCCCTGCTGCTTGGTCTCACAA CACCTCCACCGGTGGCAGAGCAGGACGAGGACTGGATGAGTCCAGAGGTGCTGCAGAAGAAGCTCGTCGAAGCTCAGCAACTCCGGCGAGATGTCGAGGAACTGCGCAACGTAATACTGGACCGTTACGCACAGGACATGGGAGAAAACTGCATCACCCAGTAA